The following proteins are encoded in a genomic region of Ostrinia nubilalis chromosome 1, ilOstNubi1.1, whole genome shotgun sequence:
- the LOC135077383 gene encoding exostosin-1, with product MQAKKRYILLFVSFAILAYGYYGGYSFKSELVQSSRRDLLPTYASMEDLFEAPSPLQRQPRSTSKPCRMETCFDFSKCSDDPKIYIYPTEGPVSASYRKVLSVIRESRYATRDPNEACLFLPAVDTLDADPLSPEHVPDVQARLSRLPYWKKGRNHLIFNLYAGTWPDYAEGALGFDPGDAILARASASETVFRDGFDVSLPLFHKEHPERGGVPPAATANPFPAPRRHLLAFKGKRYVHGIGSETRNSLWHLHDGNNLILVTTCRHGKSWKDLRDERCDEDNREYDKFDYEQLLANSTFCLVARGRRLGSYRFLEALAAGCVPVLLSNGWRLPFDERIDWRRAVIWADERLLLQVPELVRSVPPERVLALRQQTQLLWEQYFSSIEKIVFTTIEIILERISAHKTSREREALIWNTSPGALGTLASYGDSRAQLPSGAEAPPAPPAPAAPPAPLPAPAVPPAAPPPTAGRAYTALLYVQATSPALHKLLANIASSEFCEKVVLVWDSERAAPSLKSLARVAGDARDPLPVLVIDATTHYPGEGVSARWKPLWAVPTAAVFSLDGDAPLLAEELDFAFRVWQHFPERIVGYPARSHYWDEAKSAWGYSSKWGGSYSMVLPGAALVHRATLALYAAGAPALRHAVRRARNCEDILLNCLVAHLTRRPPLKLAQRRRYKAAHHRYNDPEHFVQRQSCLNTFATAWGYMPLMRSVLRLDPILFKDPVSTLRKKYRKMELVTS from the exons ATGCAAGCAAAGAAACGCTATATTCTCCTATTTGTTAGCTTTGCCATTTTAGCATATGGTTATTATGGTGGATATAGCTTCAAATCTGAACTGGTCCAAAGTAGCAGACGCGACCTACTACCAACTTATGCATCCATGGAAGATTTGTTTGAAGCGCCATCTCCTTTACAAAGACAGCCTCGTTCAACATCAAAGCCTTGTCGAATGGAAACGTGTTTTGATTTTTCAAAGTGTAGCGATGATCCCAAAATCTACATATATCCAACAGAAGGCCCCGTAAGTGCATCTTACCGCAAAGTTTTATCAGTTATTAGGGAATCACGCTACGCAACGCGAGATCCGAATGAGGCTTGTTTATTCCTGCCAGCAGTGGATACTCTAGATGCAGATCCTTTGTCCCCGGAACATGTTCCCGATGTTCAAGCTAGGTTAAGTCGATTACCATATTGGAAAAAAGGTCGCAATCACCTAATATTCAACTTATATGCTGGCACTTGGCCTGATTACGCTGAAGGAGCGTTAGGGTTTGATCCGGGCGACGCGATATTGGCTCGAGCTAGTGCCTCGGAAACGGTGTTTCGTGACGGCTTCGACGTGTCCCTGCCGTTGTTTCATAAAGAGCACCCAGAACGCGGTGGAGTGCCGCCTGCGGCCACAGCTAACCCTTTTCCTGCACCACGACGACACTTACTCGCATTTAAAGGAAAACGCTATGTTCATGGGATTGGCAGTGAGACCAGGAATTCACTTTGGCATTTACACGATGGCAATAATCTTATCTTGGTTACGACGTGTCGTCATGGAAAGTCATGGAAAGATCTAAGAGATGAGAGGTGTGATGAAGATAATCGAGAATACGACAA ATTTGATTACGAGCAACTATTGGCGAACTCCACATTTTGTCTGGTGGCGCGCGGGCGCCGCTTGGGGTCGTACCGTTTCCTCGAGGCATTGGCAGCAGGGTGCGTTCCAGTTCTTCTCAGCAATGGCTGGCGGTTACCATTCGATGAACGCATTGATTGGCGCCGTGCTGTGATTTGGGCAGATGAGAGACTGTTATTACAG GTGCCGGAGCTCGTGCGCTCAGTTCCTCCTGAGCGTGTACTCGCTTTACGGCAGCAGACGCAACTGCTATGGGAGCAATATTTTTCATCCATTGAGAAGATCGTCTTTACCACAATAGAG ATAATACTGGAGAGGATATCAGCACACAAGACTTCGCGTGAGCGCGAAGCGTTGATATGGAACACGTCCCCGGGGGCGCTGGGCACGCTGGCCTCGTACGGGGACTCGCGGGCGCAGCTGCCGTCGGGGGCGgaggcgccgcccgcgccgcccgcgcccgccgcgccgcccgcgccgctgcccgcgcccgccgtgccgccggccgcgccgccgcccaccGCCGGCCGCGCCTACACCGCGCTGCTGTACGTGCAGGCCACGTCGCCGGCGCTGCACAAGCTGCTCGCCAATATAGCGTCCAGCGAGTTCTGCGAAAAG GTGGTGCTGGTGTGGGACAGCGAGCGCGCGGCGCCGTCGCTGAAGTCGCTGGCGCGCGTGGCGGGCGACGCGCGCGACCCGCTGCCCGTGCTCGTCATAGACGCGACCACGCACTACCCTGG GGAAGGGGTGTCGGCCAGATGGAAACCTTTATGGGCAGTGCCCACAGCTGCCGTCTTTTCATTAGACGGAGACGCGCCACTCCTCGCTGAAGAATTGGATTTCGCATTCCGCGTATGGCAACATTTTCCCGAAAGAATTGTTGGCTATCCAGCAAGAAGTCACTACTGGGATGAAGCTAAG AGCGCATGGGGGTACAGCAGCAAGTGGGGCGGGTCGTACTCCATGGTGCTGCCGGGCGCGGCGCTGGTGCACCGCGCCACGCTCGCGCTGTACGCGGCCGGCGCGCCCGCGTTACGTCACGCCGTGCGCCGCGCGCGCAACTGCGAGGACATCCTGCTCAACTGCCTCGTGGCGCACCtcacgcgccgcccgccgctcAAGCTCGCGCAGCGCCGCCGCTACAAGGCCGCGCACCACCGCTACAA TGATCCAGAGCATTTCGTGCAGCGACAGTCTTGCCTGAACACCTTCGCCACGGCGTGGGGCTACATGCCGCTCATGCGCTCCGTCCTCCGCTTAGACCCCATATTGTTTAAAGATCCCGTTTCTACGCTCAGGAAGAAATACAGGAAAATGGAATTAGTGACTTCATAA
- the LOC135071525 gene encoding zinc finger protein on ecdysone puffs-like produces the protein MSSRGRGYGGYSGRGSFNRGSSYRGSYRGSSNRGSYESRGGRGGGYSSYNNDSRYNNSSGHRYSSSRDRMEEPYSKKSYRSESSASYSNRDYGGRSGSPERKRMRMEGSSSDRRSHDGGGHYGGSYSGRQESYSGDRRSYGGEERRRSPNREAYRKPSGMGPPREPARSALRPRASRRSFRGRTIRSRASFRGAPRSRGTFTSRRFNDRTLGYTRAFRSIKGRSSIKSKEDASSTEEDWDADEKEEEEEETTEEKKETKIKSPKPEAEASDGEPADGGEDTDKEPDTASDAAPPRARPYVHLSCVHCKDKCATFAGYAKHLVSSKHRAAMSAVARRHKAQLLRMRVAQRGAQRELEAAAGAELAPRTTFCLVCRLNHRTTRHAHNLTDTHRAMKRFLMPFCRICRVTFRSPMIYEHHICSLEHLKRKANQSARRASPKAEASGDEGMDVDLDNFMTLDSVGDVDEVEDEDSGGEKKEESSPKKPKVEINIGSEHIKKMEVWWCELCRVYLPRAEAGGADEAEALRKHCRLRIHLGRYVQHRDTRTLRKHAERIHRQLHQQKEDEEKDAAVTEDSEVKIEKTEPAEESKKVENGETANTSGNEDKLWADVDKDIGELLREVDPQGNEGSDDDDDLDRYDKFRKSDKKLKIDGLEENDTNVTENVNEKNDIEVKSSA, from the exons ATGTCATCTCGCGGACGCGGCTATGGAGGATACAGCGGGAGAGGCAGCTTCAACCGGGGAAGTAGTTATCGCGGATCTTACCGAGGGAGCAGCAATCGTGGGTCCTACGAGAGTCGTGGAGGACGTGGTGGTGGCTACTCATCATACAACAATGATTCCCGCTACAACAATAGTAGTGGTCATAGATACTCCAGCAGCCGTGACAGGATGGAAGAACCTTATTCCAAAAAAAGTTATAGATCA GAAAGTTCTGCGAGTTATTCAAACCGAGACTATGGTGGAAGATCTGGATCTCCTGAGCGTAAGAGAATGAGAATGGAG GGATCATCGAGCGATAGACGTAGCCATGATGGCGGCGGACATTACGGCGGATCGTACAGCGGTAGACAAGAGAGTTACAGCGGTGACAGGAGGTCGTACGGCGGCGAGGAGAGAAGGCGCTCGCCCAACCGCGAAGCGTACCGCAAGCCAAGTGGCATGGGCCCGCCGCGAGAGCCGGCGCGCTCGGCGCTGCGGCCGCGCGCCTCGCGCCGCTCCTTCCGCGGCCGCACGATCCGCTCGCGCGCCTCCTTCCGCGGCGCGCCGCGCTCGCGAGGCACGTTTACCTCTAGGCGGTTCAATGACCGGACCCTCGGGTATACCCGCGCGTTCAGATCTATCAAAGGAAGAAG CTCTATCAAATCTAAAGAAGATGCCTCATCAACTGAAGAAGATTGGGATGCTGATGAGAAAgaagaggaagaagaagaaaccACCGAAGAGAAGAAGGAAACCAAGATCAAGTCACCTAAG CCCGAAGCGGAGGCGTCCGACGGCGAGCCAGCGGACGGCGGCGAGGACACGGACAAGGAGCCGGACACCGCGTCCgacgccgcgccgccgcgcgcccgcccaTACGTGCATTTGTCTTGCGTCCATTGCAAGGATAAGTGTGCTACTTTCGCA GGCTACGCGAAGCACCTGGTGTCGAGCAAGCACCGCGCGGCCATGAGCGCGGTGGCGCGGCGGCACAAGGCGCAGCTGCTGCGCATGCGCGTGGCGCAGCGCGGCGCGCAGCGGGAGCtggaggcggcggcgggcgcCGAGCTCGCGCCGCGCACCACCTTCTGCCTCGTGTGCCGCCTCAACCACCGCACCACGCGCCACGCGCACAACCTCACCGACACGCACCGCGCCATGAAGCGCTTCCTCATGCCCTTCTGCCGCATCTGCCGCGTCACCTTCCGCTCGCCGATGATCTACGAGCACCACATCTGCTCGCTGGAGCACTTGAAG agAAAAGCCAATCAATCGGCCCGGCGGGCTAGCCCTAAAGCCGAGGCCAGCGGCGATGAAGGCATGGACGTCGACTTGGACAACTTTATGACTCTGGACTCTGTCGGCGACGTAGATg AAGTCGAAGATGAAGATTCTGGTGGTGAGAAAAAGGAGGAATCGTCGCCCAAGAAACCTAAGGTTGAAATAAACATTGGCAGCGAACACATCAAGAAAATGGAG GTATGGTGGTGTGAGTTGTGCCGCGTGTACCTGCCGCGCGCCGAGGCGGGCGGCGCGGACGAGGCGGAGGCGCTGCGCAAGCACTGCCGCCTGCGCATCCACCTGGGCCGCTACGTGCAGCACCGCGACACGCGCACGCTGCGCAAGCACGCCGAGCGAATTCACCGTCAGCTGCACCAGCAGAAAG AAGATGAAGAGAAGGATGCAGCAGTCACAGAAGATAGCGAAGTCAAAATTGAAAAAACGGAACCTGCAGAAGAGTCAAAGAAAGTTGAAAATGGAGAAACTGCTAACACATCAG GCAATGAAGACAAGTTATGGGCTGATGTTGACAAAGATATTGGAGAGTTGTTACGAGAGGTCGACCCGCAAGGCAATGAAGGCagtgacgatgacgatgaccttgacag GTATGACAAATTCCGCAAGAGCGATAAGAAACTTAAAATTGATGGGTTAGAAGAAAATGATACCAACGTAACTGAAAACGTTAACGAAAAAAACGACATTGAAGTTAAATCATCGGCGTAG
- the LOC135071465 gene encoding large ribosomal subunit protein eL13: protein MGKGNNMIPNGHFHKDWQRFVKTWFNQPARRHRRKQNRIKKAKAVAPRPAAGPLRPVVRCPTVRYHTKVRAGRGFTLREIRAAGLNPAFARTIGIAVDPRRRNKSVESLQTNVQRLKEYRARLILFPKGKKVLKGEATEEERKLASQLRGPLMPVQQPAPKSIARAITEEEKDFKAYQYLRGARSIAKLVGIRAKRLKDAAENPDDVTKAPTSVKEPKAKK, encoded by the exons ATGGGGAAGGGTAATAATATGATCCCTAATGGTCATTTTCACAAAGACTGGCAACGATTTGTGAAAACTTGGTTTAACCAGCCTGCTAGAAGACACCGCAGGAAGCAGAATCGCATCAAGAAAGCTAAGGCTGTTGCACCTCGTCCTGCTGCAGGACCTCTGCGACCGGTTGTGCGGTGCCCGACCGTTCGTTATCACACGAAGGTCCGCGCTGGCCGTGGATTTACTCTTCGGGAAATCAGA gcTGCTGGATTAAACCCTGCATTTGCTAGAACTATTGGCATTGCAGTGGACCCACGAAGACGCAACAAGTCGGTTGAGTCCCTGCAGACAAATGTCCAAAGATTGAAGGAGTACAGAGCACGACTTATCCTCTTCCCTAAGGGCAaaaag GTTCTTAAGGGTGAGGCCACTGAAGAGGAACGCAAGCTGGCTTCTCAGCTCCGTGGTCCTTTGATGCCAGTCCAGCAACCAGCACCGAAGTCCATTGCTCGCGCGATAACTGAAGAAGAAAAGGACTTCAAAGCCTACCAATACCTAAGAGGG GCCCGATCAATCGCCAAACTCGTTGGTATCCGCGCCAAGAGGCTGAAGGATGCTGCTGAAAATCCAGATGATGTTACTAAAGCCCCAACATCAGTGAAGGAACCTAAGGCTAAGAAGTga